The window TTGTGGTGTTACAACCAGCTTTATGTATTGATGACGATCCTCTTGTTGTAACGTATATGTAATGGTATCCATAGCCGTTGTTGTCCCAGCACCCACTTCAACCCATTGATCTGTGTTTTTATGTTCCCCACGAAGCCACTTATAAGTGGTACCATCTTCTAGGTCACCATTTATATCCATATAATCATAGGTTCCTTTTAATGTGTGTCCAGGTGCTAGACTGCCACCAAATTGAAGATTCTTAATATCAGGTAATACATCATAATCACCCATGCGCTCAAATTTTACTGCATCGGCTCGTATGACTTTACCCGTGGTGTTAATCAGCTTCACATAAGCTTCTTCGTCAGGTCTGAACTTAAAAGTCCCTAGTTCAATCCATGTACCGTTATTTTCTGATGTAAAACCTGTAAAATCCAGCAAACCGCTATGCTGCACATTGTTACCAGAGCCAATTTCAATGCCTGGCATAAGTACATTGTTATCATGATAGGCTGGATAATAGTAAGATACCTTATATTCCCCTACCAATGTCCCTGTCATATACCATTTACAATGAACACCTTTTATTTGATTCCATCGATGACTGCCCTGATAAGACTTACCACCATATGAACTTGAACCAAAGTTCTCACTCTCATAATAGTTCTTAAGACTTGCATTGTCAATAATATAGGTGCTGTCTATTGGTCCGATGACATTACTTTCTACCATGTCACCAACACTCAGTTGAGTCGCTTTATTTTTAGGTGTGATTCTTAGTTTTATATATTTACCACAATCACCATTAGCCGTAATGTATTGCATGAGTTTGTTATCAAGGGTCTCACCACTTTTCACAACCGTCCACTCTGCATCTACAGTATTGCTATCTGAGGTAACCCATTCAAATGTTGTGCCGTCTTCTTTGTCATTATTCACATCCGTATATGTATATGAACCGTTGATTCGACTTAGTAAAAAGGGGTCGCCTTGTATATTTACATGGGTTGCCACTGGGGCTGCTTCGGGAAGTGCTGGGGCCACTAGCTTTCCAACAACATAGGACCTGGTATACCCATTAGGATATGTAGCACTATTATTTTTTGGTGTTATTTCTAACTTAATGTAATGGCCTTCGTCACCACTAGCAAGAACATAGTGTAAATCATCATTACCCGTTACCGTTCCTGATGTTATGAGCTCCCAGTTTTTAGAAGCTAAATGGGTTGCCCGTAATAAACGATATTGGCTTCCTGCTTCCACATCACCATTATCATCTGAATAATCATAACCACATACGAGGGTATCTTTCACGCTGTAACTCTCCGTTTTTGGCTCCACGACTAACTCTGTCGCTTGAGGTGGTGCAGGCAAATCCACAACGAATTTGGCTGAATCAAGTCTTAATTGTCTGACACTGCTGTCGTTATGTAATTCTAAATATTCATCTCCAGAACCTGTGAAGGTGTAAATACCAAGGTTCATGTAGCCATGATTACCACTTGCTAGATTCACATCTTGAGTATGTGTCTCACCACCTGCAACAACTGTTGCTGTAGCCTTTGTCGTATTCCCAGAATGGATTAATCGGTTGAGTAACACCCTATAGCTACCAGGTTCTAAAGTTGGTGTCCACCTTCCATAACCATCCGCTGACTTACTATAGAGGTGATTAACACCATGTCGAGTTGGAAATGTTGAACCACCTGTTGTACTGACACCAAAGGTAACAGTAGGTGCAGATGTAAAGCCTTCATCCACATTATCAATAATCACTGCTGTTGGTAAATTAGGATTCCATGTATTTTTTACCACAATGGTAGTTTCCGCCGTTTGGTCATCTACACCGACGGTCACTGTATAAGTAATATCTTCATCTGCAAGACCTATTCGGCTAGAATAAAATGTTACTGGAATATCATAGTAGTATTGACCACTATCTTCTCTTATACCTTCTGTTCCAGTTATGATTTGATTATCCGCATAGATAGTGTCTAATACTACACTGTTTTCTTTCACCACAAAGGTGACGGTCTTTCCCTTAACCGATTCAACATCATTTGCATAAATGCTGGTATCAACGGTTATTTCACCACTATCACTAACATTGTTAATTTCAGTTGTTGTGATGATGGGTGTTACTTGATTCCTTTCAACGCTATTAGGTGAAGCCTGAGCATTAACTTCCATATTAAAACCACTTAATTGATTAAGGACTAGAATTAATCCCAGTGTTCGTACCATCATTTTTTTTATCATCGTATACCCTTCCTTTATCATTCTTATTAAATTATGAAAAATACATTATAAATGTCCTAATTTATGCAAACAATTAAAGTCGGTATTTGTGTTTACCCGATCCATCGTAATTAAACAATAATGATCGGTATAGTTTAGTATCCTTCCAAAAGCTTCAACTAAAGCTTTAAGGGGCACATATATGCCATCGTTGATTCGCTGACACCTTTCCTTCATTTCTTGCTTATTCTTCTTATAGTAAAAATCATATGAACCTATCTTAAACCGAATCATATAATCTTGATAAAAAATGGTTATATGCTCTTCTTCATCCATTTCTATAGTCCCTGCACCGAATACTGCCATCATCTCATTAAGAGGTACCATCACCGTGTCATTAACTTTTATGACCTTCTGCCTATAGTTAATTTTCACAGGTACACCAGATGAAAGAAGCTTATGACTACCTACTTTCATTAATATACTTTGATCTAATATTTGACGCACTTCTCTCGTATTATCCTTCTCAAAGATAACGGATTCAGCAGATAGGAACTCTTCTTCATTCTTTGTTAAACTATGCAGGTTTACATAAGACGATTTATCCAACGCAAAATAACCTAGATGGATATGAGTTGAGTCACTTTTTTGGGATAGTTGTTTACGGGTACACCCTTTTGTATGATGAATGTCCACTTGTATGGCTTCTGCTCTGTTCTCATAGCAAACATTGTAGAACCATACATGATATTGACCTGGTTCTTCTATACCTGGTCTATAGACGACGGTTGGTTCATTAGCAGTCAAACAACATCTACTACCACCTAATAAACCAGCTAAGCCACTATTCTGCCAATGGTTACCGCTTTCAACATAATACCCGCTATCACCATGTGGACCAACACGAATTTCACCAAGATTCAAATATGGTTTTTCAATCTCTCCATCGAAAGTCGTTACATCTGTATACGTCTCTTCACCATCGACTTGCTGTAATGTGACACAATCAATCCATAGCTCACTACCAGCATCCGCTTTGGAATTAAACATGATCTTGCATTCTCCAGATGTTATGCCTATATCCTTCAACAAGACCGTCTGCCATTGGTTGTTATCATCACTAGGGACGGATAATTTGTACGTTTGTAAATGTTCACTTGAAATCACAATGGTATGACCTTTGCTGTCTGTTGTTTTCACTTTTGCTTCAAATGTGTATGTGCCAGCTGGAAGAAAAGATATTTTAAGCCATGTGTTGACGTCATAGTCCTGTTCATGATAATGTCGCAGTACATAATCCCCATCATAAGCCATATCTGTCTGTAACACCATTGAAGCCTCTGGTTGATTGCCGCTTTTATACCAACCAATTGGTATGGATGTATCCTGTGGGTCCACATACTCAAAGCTTGAATTAACCACCATATTGACACCATTGAGAGGTAAATTATAATAGCGAAAATACGCCCAGGATGATTCCCCTGGCAGACTTTCAAGACAAATATGTCTATCAAAGTAATCACTTGCGAGAGCCGTTAACCATACATTTTGTGGCCCATAGAATTTGGGATTTTTTATACGTCGAATCAAAGTACCATTAAGATACCAATTCAGTTGATTTGGAAGCCACTCATAACCTAGAACAAAAGATTCTTTTGATGTATCAAACGGCTCATAATCCAAGGTCCCAATTTGCCCTCCTATGGTTTTCTGTCCACCAATGTAATAATGAAGATTCGTACCAATGAGGCTGGGTCTACCAGAATCTACCTCATAGCCATCAATTTCTAAGATGATATTTTTCTTTGGCATTGTGACCCCATCACCTCCACCCATGCCCATTGACCAAAAGGATGAATGCAGCCCGCCTGTACCGCCAAAAAGTGTACCTTTTACTTCATAATAACCGTAACCAAATAAATCTTTGCTGATCAAGCCTCCACCTGTGTATACGACTTGATCCTCTATGGTTTTATAATCCATACGAACAGTTAAACCATTAGCAATGGTAACGTTCTCTTCTTCGTTCAAACCACCTAACCTTTCTCCCTCTCTGTAAATCCACCTTTCCTCAACGTGTTTTTTATCATGAAAATCCTCTTCAAAAGCCAGCATATATTGTGGATGAGGTTTAAAATATGAATCTGCTTTCATCCTCCTGGTACCTCCATCATCAAAAATTGTAGGCTACAAATAAAATAAACCTGCAACAAGCCATCGCTGACCTGTTGCAGGATGATACCTGTTCGATACCTGTTATTTCAAGGATTTTTCAATATAGGCATTCATTTGTTCCACATAGTCTGAACCACCTTTTTCATACCATTTTGCAAGTGCCTCATCGTATGCATCAACACTTAATTCGCCAAGTATAATCTGTGTAACGGTATTATTCATGGTTGTTGAATAATCAATGTACGCTGGTTCAAGAGCTGCATTTGGTACATAGTCACCACCAATTGAAGGCATGACACTAGCAATAGCCATATCAATGTGACTCTGTACTTTCGCTTTTTCGTCTGGACTTAAACTTAAGTTAAGGAATATCTGTGCATCCCCAGCTCGCCTTACAAATCGACCGTTCCATCCAATACCTTCACCTTTTTCCATATAAGGATCTAGAGGTGATGGTTGACCATCAACCATTTCAAAACCAACGCCTTCTCCACCCCATAACAATTGTTCGTAGTAGAAATCATCAGATAACATATAGTCAAGAATGTCAACAACCAGTTGAGGATTTTCTGCGCTCTTCGTTATAGCCCATCCTCCCCAAGCACCTGATGCCATGGTACCACCAACAACTTTTCCATACTCTTCGTTAATAATACCTGGGATATAAATCATTTCAGCGTCGGGATTAAGTTCTAAAGCTTTGTTAATTCTTAACTTCACATGACCTGGGAAAGTAACCATCATACCGTATGTCCCTTGAACAAATTTTGTTGTTAACTGATTGTTCTTAAGTATTGGCCACTCAACATCAAAATAACCTGCTGTATATTCATCTTGTAAATATTGAAGATAGGCTTTGAACTTGGTAGTGTCTTTATCTAACCGCATGTCCATGTACTCATATGAGCCACTATCAGCTTTTTGCCATCCCAGAACGCCAAAAGCTCCCCCAATAACATCAGAATTTCCAAATAGACTGACCATTTCTCCAGTAGGTGTTGCTGACAAGGCTAAACCATAGGTATCATCTACACCATTGCCATCAGGGTCATCTGTTTTGAACTTCCTGTTGATTTCATTGAACTTTTCAAGTGTAATGGGTTCGCCTTCCACTAAATCAATCCCAATAGCGTCAAGCCAATCTTTTCTAATGGCAAACCCATCAGCACGTACAACAGATGATCTTGGAATACCAAAGACTTGGTCATCTTCAAGCAACTTAAATGCATTCCAGCTTGATTCAAGTGTATAAGCTTTAATGTTTTCTGCACTTTCAATAAACGTATTAATTGGAACAATACTGCCTACTGAAGCGGCATCTTTAAGTAACGTATCTTTGGCATTATCGAATAATATAGCATCTGGTAAATCACCGGATACAAAGGTTAATTGAAGTCTTTCTGCATAATTTGCTGATGGGGGTACTTCAATTTCAAGTTCTACATTGAATTTTTCTTCAATCATTGCAAGAGTATTTCTTCCAATAAGTGTGTTCTCAGGTGTCCCCATATTCGCCATCAAACGAATTTTAACAGGTTTGTTGTTCTTGGCGTTGTTATCGTTTCCGTCAGCTACTGAATTCCCACTAACTTTTTCACCATTTGAACCACTATCCTTTTCAGATGTTTGACCACACCCTGCCAACATGGATATTGTCAGCACAACTACCATTAGCATGACTCCTAATTTTTTCATTTCTCTTCTCCTTCTCTCTGATTATTTAACTTTAACATAATACTTACTCTGTTGCATGCTTCAACACATCAACGATAAAGTATTATTGACTGTTAACCTTTTACTGCCCCTACCATGACGCCTTTGACAAAATACTTCTGAATAAATGGATAAACCATGATAATGGGTAAAATCACCACAATTAATGAAGCATATTGAATGGATACGGCTGGTACGGCATCTGGTTCTAACTCTGCCAGGTTACCGCCTGCTGATGAAAAAGCTGCATCAGCTGCCATGATAATCTGTCTAAGATATAACTGAAGAGGCCATTTGTCAATATCTCGAATATAAACAACGCCTTGAAAATAACTGTTCCAATAAAGTACTGCTTGAAATAATCCAATAGCCGCTAGTGCAGGCTTTGATAATGGTAAGATAATTTTTAAAAATGTATGAATTTCTGATGCACCATCGACTCTTGCTGACTCTACAAGGCTATTGGGTATGGATTCAAAAAAGCTTTTCATAAGTATTAAATAGTAAATAGGCAGTATAGATGGAAATATCAAAGCCCACAACGTGTTATAAAGCCCAATGCCTTTCATGACTAGGAAACTCGGTATAATCCCTGCACTGAAAACAAATACAACTAAATAGTAGGTCATAAATATCTTTTTACCTTTTAGCTCAGGTCTTGATAAAGGATAAGCAGTCAGTGTCATTAAGAATAGGGATAATACAGTCCCCACAATGGTTACAAATAAAGTATTGCCATAACTTTTGTACATTAATGGACTACTAAATACAATACGAAAAGCATCGAAATTTAGATCTTGAGGAAAAATCATCAATGGATTTTTCAAAAAAGCTGTATGACTACTAAAGGCTACAGCAATCACATTCATAAATGGATACAACATGATGACACAGACTAGGAACACCAAACCATAGGATGTTATCACCAGGGATAGGTCACTCCATGATATTTTTTTGACGGAAACTTTACCCATCACCACAAACCACCTTCCTCTCTCATGGATTTTGCAATCTTATTGGTTGTTAATATCAAAACTAAAGCAATGATGGATTCAAACATCCCAATAGCTGAGGCATAGCTGAACCTTCCCATCTGAAGACCCGTTCTATAGACATATGTCTGAAGGATGTCACCTACTTCGAATACAGGTGAACTGATAAATAACAACACTTGCTCAAATCCTGTTCTAATGGTTGAGCCTACACTAATAATTAATACGATAACTGCCGTTGGCATAATGCCAGGAATGGTAATTTTCAGAAGACACTTCCACCTGTTCGCACCATCTATCTTTGCCGCTTCATAGAGCTGCTGGTCAATCCCCGTCAAGGCTGCCATATAAATAACTGTTCCATAACCTGCCTCTTTGAATAGGCTACTACCAACCAAAATGCCTCTAAACCATTCTTTACTCTGTAAAAACGGGATAGGCTCCGCACCAAACATCCCTAAAACCGTGTTCACTGGACCACCGTTAACCGTTAAAAGAAACTGGAAAATCCCAGCGATAACTACCCACGAAATAAAGTGGGGCAGATATACAATTGTCTGAGCTACTTTTTTGGCTCTTATAAGCCTAATTTCGTTCAATAGAAGAGCTAGAATGATGGGAGCTGGAAATCCAACAATAATGCGATAGAAAGTAATGATGATTGTATTCTTAAAGACTCCCCAGAACTCTGAAGATTCAAAAAGCAAATATTTGAAGTGCTTAAGTCCCACCCATGGACTATCAATGATACCTGTATTAATGCTATAATCTTTAAATGCTATGATATTCCCTAACATTGGCAAGTACTTGAAGATGAATAATATCAGTATTGATGGCAGCAAAAAAGCATAAAGCCATTTGTGTTTCATGATATCATGCAAGTTCTTCTTCATCCTTGTCCTTCTTGATATGTCACTCATTTGAACACTCCTAATCTCTTTATTTACATTTATTGTATCGAAAATCAATGCCTAACATAATGTCTTGATTAGAGAATATGGTTCACCTTTTTTACTCATTTCTTTTACCCTTACGCTAAACGTCACTTTTTTTATTCTCATAGTATTCATTTTTTATACTTAGCATCATGCACAGTACAAAAGTGACTTCGTCACGCTTTATTTTAGCAGTAACTTGCATTTTCAGAAGTTATTTTTGTACTGCGCATCAAGATTTTCTCGTTCACGAGAAATATCTGCGCATAAATTCAATTCTTTTTTTCTTGTTGGATAGGAGAACTTTCGTGTCCAACAAGAAAAGTATGCTTTGCATACGTTTCAGGCGGTATAGAAAAGTAGGATCCATTGCGAGCAAGATACCGTACTTTCCTATACCACAAAAAAACACCTGAATCCTATGACTCAGGTGTTACGATCGTTACTATCTACATTTATTCATTTTTAATGGCTGGAAGGGTCACTTGTATCTCCGTTCCAATGCCTAATTGACTTTTTATTGTGAGACCATAGTCTGCTCCAAAAATGATACCTATTTTCGTGTGCACATTGGCTATGCCAATATGACTGCCGAATTTAATATGACGAGAAGCAATAGCGTTCAATAGCGTATCTAATTGCTTGGACTCCATGCCTCCCCCATTATCTTTAATCCAAAACATCATATGATCCATTGAACGTTCTCCTTTTATGGTGATCAAACCATCTTTTCTTTTATCTTTCAAACCATGATGAATGGCGTTCTCAACAAGAGGCTGTAATACCGTTTTTACCATCACACAATCTAAAATATCTTCTTCAATCTCCCATGTCACACTAAATTTACCAGGATACCTCATCCTTTCTATGTCTAAATAACTTCTTACATGTTCAAGTTCCACCCTAACAGGAATCAAAAGATCTTTGGACTGAAAAGAAATACGCAGCATATCCGATAGATTGCGAATACTTTTTGACACATCATTCTCTTCACCTGTCAACTGCAAGGCCATGATGGTAATATCGTTCAATGTATTGTGTAAGAAATGTGGATTAATTTGAGATTGGAGAGCCAATGTCTGAGCTAATTTCAGTTGGTCCATGGATTCGTGAAGTTGATCGGTAAGGTCTAACTGGTTCTTATGATTATTCATAAACCTGGTAACAATATACTTTAATTCTCCTAATTCACTCACCGAATCTTTCAATGGCATGTTACCTACATTATTAATTCTTCGAATGATATATCTGAATGGGCGATACATATAATAGGACATAATAGCAGAAAGAAGCATAGCCACAACAATACTCACGCAAATAATGATGATGAGTACAAAGACTATTTTCTTTTGTGCTTCTTCTAAACTAATGGATTTTGCAAGTAGATACACATAATCATTGTAGTTTGCCATTCTAGCGGATACTAATAATTTTTTATTTTCAGTTCGATAATACCTTGTAGCGAAATCAGGCTTCATTTTGTGAAAGTCGTCCATACCTTGAATGTTATTTCCAAGTAGCGCTTTATTGTTGGCGTATTTAACGGTGCCATCACCATCCACTATCATGATTGTATCGGATGTATTGGCATTGTCATAGTCATAGAAACTTTCAATATGGTCTAATCCAATTCTTATAAATACGATCCCTTTCGTCTTCCCATTTAACGTTAATGCCCTTAACATCACTAAATTCTCTACACGATTATTCCCCTGCTCCCCATCTTTATCTTCATTAAAATCAGATGACTCTGCATACACAAAACTTCCCCAAGGACTTAAATCCTGCTTCACATAGCTCTGCCATGAATCCTTTGATGCATCATAATGGATGTCAATTAACCCCTCTGATGATATGAACATCTTGTTGGCATATACATAGACGCCCACTTCATCAATATAATCCGTGGCGTGTATGGAGATCGCTTTGACGGTTCGGTTGATTGCTTCAATTGTATCACTACTCCACTGGCCTTCCTTACTCTTCATCAATAAATCCTTGATGACTAGATTCTGAGAAATTCTAAGGGATAAATCATCAGAACCCGTTAACATAAAATCTAACACATCTTTAAGTCTATCAATGGATTTATCATTAAGGGTCACCCTTTCATCATCCAAACTTTGGTTGTAAGAATAGAAGATGGATATACTGACACCAATCAAAACAGTCGCTAATATAATCAATATAAAACTAAAAAAACGTGTAAAAATACTATTTTGCCGATACTCAACAATGGTTTTCCATATACTATAGTCACTATTTTTCATGTATCTATCACCTGCATTTTTTTCGATACTGTGTAGGTGTCTCTCCAGTAAAGTTCTTATATATTTTGTAAAAATACCTGACATTTTGATACCCGACCATTTCACTGATTTCATAAATTTTAAGAGAAGGGTTCTTGAGTAGTTCCTGACTCTTCTTGATTCTTGCCGCTACAATATAGTTAATATAATTCATGCCTTCCACTTCTTTAAACAACCTGCTAAAATAGACGGGACTTAAGTGAACATAGTCTGCCACTTCATTAAGAGAGATATCGCTATAAACATGTTCGTTAATATAGCCTTTCGCTTTATTAATGGTTGCCTTATGTAAAAGGTTCACACCTTCTTCATCTGAATGTAAATAATCCGTTGAGATTTGATCAAAGAGTACCAATCCCCAGTGATAAAAATCATCGATAGATGTCAAATCAAAGAGCTGGGAATAATCGATGGTTGAATGGACGACTGATACTTTATAATTGTCAGGCAGCAGATTCTGTTCATCCAGTTTTATCATTAATGAAACAAAATAATTCCGTATTCCCTGAATGCCCAATCCATCTAATCGCCTGAGCATTTTCATGAACAATGTTCTACAGAGATTTGTTTCACCACTCATCAGGTAAGTAAACAACATGTTTTCCTGATTTTTGAATAGACTCTCATCGAATGATTCCTTGTTGCTTATCGGTTCAATCTCTTGGATTTGCTCCTCATTTACTGCCCTTAAATACCTATACGCATTTGAATAACACACCGGCGTGGTGAACTTTACATCTAAGCCAAGAAAACTTTTAATATTATTGGATGCTTTGTGGGTTTCTCTTTTTAAAAGGTCTTTAAAGACACTTTCTTCCATAACCCCTTTGCTTATTGCAAAAAGCTCTGTTTTGGTTTTCATCTGGCTTAACACATAGTATTCCAATTGGTTCTCTTCAAAATTCAAGAAATTAGATAGTGCTGTTGACATGGTGTCCACACCATAGATCCATATTTCATTCAAAAAACGTTCTACCGTTTTTTCATCTAATGTCATGTTGATGAGTCCACAAGGCGTTCCTTCTAATTCCATATGCTTGTCTATTTTCTTAATTCTTTTGGACATTTCTTCTTCTGAATTAATTGCCCCCATAGAAACGCCAATAAATATTTCCTGCTTTAACTCTTTTAACAAGGCCATATAATGGTCATTTTTCTGGGTCTGCTGGCGAAAACTTTCTAATTTCTTAAACAAACTGTTAAAAACATGTGTAATTTCACTCACGGCTATGGGCTTAATCACATAGTTAAACACGTTCAACCGAATGGCTGATTGAGCGTATTCAAATTCTCGATAAGCACTCATAAAAACCACTTCTACGTCAGGACAATGCTCCTTCACATACTGAGCAAGATCTAGACCTGATACATTCGCCATACGAATATCTGTTAGAATAACATCCACTGGGTTTCCTTTTAGATATTCCATAGCATCTTTACCATCTTCAAATATACCTTTGACACTGAATCCGAGGGACTGCCAATCAATGATTTGTCTAAGCCCATTTCTACTAATATACTCATCATCTACAATTATCAAACTATACATTTTATTCTCCTTGTATGAAGTCATTCAGGTCTACCTACAGTTCTTTTGTACGCCTAACAATGCTTAATCCTATTTACAATTACTTATATTGTAGCATCTTATGTGATAAATTCCAAATGTAACATTTATTCCTATATAAGCAAAACACCCCCTGTTCTATTCACCAATTCTATCTCTGTATCTAAGATATCCTCTACTTTTTCTATTGAAGTTATTCTATTTATTCTTTAGTTGCCATTCCCAATTGGTCCATTTTTTATAATCCATTTGATACCTTCATCAACATCAAACCGAAGTGATAAGTCTTGATCTACTACCAATTCTTTTCTGAAACAATGCCTACAATAAATTCCACAAACATCAACAACGGTAAATGCTACTCTATCCTTATACTGTCTTGCTATAGAATCTGGTCTGTTTTCTTCTGTAGCTCTGTTTTCTTTCCAAACTAAATAGTTGTCTAAGCCGTAGACATTCTTTGTTTCATCAAGAGAAGGTAATACCTGGCGCCGTATTGGACAATCCTCATCATCTGCATCCATTAATGATGCAAAATAAGATGTGGTGTTCTTTCCAGTCTGTCATCTTCTTCCTCACTTTCTCAAAAAAAAGCACTCCAGCTCAATTAAGAGTTAGAGTGCTTAAACTTCGCATATGCTCGTCTTATACCACTAATGTAGTAAAGGTCATGACTTAACGTCCTAACCAAGCCCCAGTTCTATTTATTCATACTATGATTATTCACTATCATTTTCTTCTTTTCGATAAGCTTATTAATACCCGCACAACGTGCCTGAATTAACTCACATATCCAAAACTCATGATGTTACTTCACCAGTAAAGATTGTACTTATAACATTTTTATTTGATTTTTCAATTATCATAATCCATAATCCATTTTTTTTAATTCAATCATTATTTCCTCCTATTATACTATAAATCTATCAATTCCAATTCCTGTGATTAAGCAACGCTCCTTTTTACTCCCTGTCATTTGTGATATCCAGTCTACAAAACCACCATCACCTAATTCAATCTTTTCACCATCTTTAATAATATAAATTTTATAGTTTACACCTTTATAATAATTGTTATCACTATCTGAGTAATCAAAAATAGTATTCATATCTGGAAATTGAAGCTCCATTAGTTCTGCTATTTTTTTTAGTAAACCATCACTATCCTTATAGCCATTTCTTTTTCTAAATTCTACTGATATTTCTAGCAAAGATTGTTCCTGTTCCATCAATAGTTTCTTAACATATTCTACGTGTTTACTTATAAGATTAGTTTCACACATATACAAGCCCACATCTTTCCCATGTGAAACCATGCAAAGCACTCCAAAATGTGCATAAAATCCTTTGATATCAGGAATAGGTTGTGCTCTTACTACTCTAGTTGTTGTGAGCGTATGGGTGATATCTTGTGCTAAAGTTTTATTTTTTATCTTATCTGCAATAATAATAGCTAACATATTAGATGGATCAGCTAGTGTTTCTGTGCCTCTAACAGCACTTAGAACATTGTATTGATTAACACATC is drawn from Vallitalea pronyensis and contains these coding sequences:
- a CDS encoding response regulator transcription factor — its product is MYSLIIVDDEYISRNGLRQIIDWQSLGFSVKGIFEDGKDAMEYLKGNPVDVILTDIRMANVSGLDLAQYVKEHCPDVEVVFMSAYREFEYAQSAIRLNVFNYVIKPIAVSEITHVFNSLFKKLESFRQQTQKNDHYMALLKELKQEIFIGVSMGAINSEEEMSKRIKKIDKHMELEGTPCGLINMTLDEKTVERFLNEIWIYGVDTMSTALSNFLNFEENQLEYYVLSQMKTKTELFAISKGVMEESVFKDLLKRETHKASNNIKSFLGLDVKFTTPVCYSNAYRYLRAVNEEQIQEIEPISNKESFDESLFKNQENMLFTYLMSGETNLCRTLFMKMLRRLDGLGIQGIRNYFVSLMIKLDEQNLLPDNYKVSVVHSTIDYSQLFDLTSIDDFYHWGLVLFDQISTDYLHSDEEGVNLLHKATINKAKGYINEHVYSDISLNEVADYVHLSPVYFSRLFKEVEGMNYINYIVAARIKKSQELLKNPSLKIYEISEMVGYQNVRYFYKIYKNFTGETPTQYRKKCR
- a CDS encoding carbohydrate ABC transporter permease; this encodes MGKVSVKKISWSDLSLVITSYGLVFLVCVIMLYPFMNVIAVAFSSHTAFLKNPLMIFPQDLNFDAFRIVFSSPLMYKSYGNTLFVTIVGTVLSLFLMTLTAYPLSRPELKGKKIFMTYYLVVFVFSAGIIPSFLVMKGIGLYNTLWALIFPSILPIYYLILMKSFFESIPNSLVESARVDGASEIHTFLKIILPLSKPALAAIGLFQAVLYWNSYFQGVVYIRDIDKWPLQLYLRQIIMAADAAFSSAGGNLAELEPDAVPAVSIQYASLIVVILPIIMVYPFIQKYFVKGVMVGAVKG
- a CDS encoding ABC transporter permease; the encoded protein is MKKNLHDIMKHKWLYAFLLPSILILFIFKYLPMLGNIIAFKDYSINTGIIDSPWVGLKHFKYLLFESSEFWGVFKNTIIITFYRIIVGFPAPIILALLLNEIRLIRAKKVAQTIVYLPHFISWVVIAGIFQFLLTVNGGPVNTVLGMFGAEPIPFLQSKEWFRGILVGSSLFKEAGYGTVIYMAALTGIDQQLYEAAKIDGANRWKCLLKITIPGIMPTAVIVLIISVGSTIRTGFEQVLLFISSPVFEVGDILQTYVYRTGLQMGRFSYASAIGMFESIIALVLILTTNKIAKSMREEGGLW
- a CDS encoding sensor histidine kinase, whose amino-acid sequence is MKNSDYSIWKTIVEYRQNSIFTRFFSFILIILATVLIGVSISIFYSYNQSLDDERVTLNDKSIDRLKDVLDFMLTGSDDLSLRISQNLVIKDLLMKSKEGQWSSDTIEAINRTVKAISIHATDYIDEVGVYVYANKMFISSEGLIDIHYDASKDSWQSYVKQDLSPWGSFVYAESSDFNEDKDGEQGNNRVENLVMLRALTLNGKTKGIVFIRIGLDHIESFYDYDNANTSDTIMIVDGDGTVKYANNKALLGNNIQGMDDFHKMKPDFATRYYRTENKKLLVSARMANYNDYVYLLAKSISLEEAQKKIVFVLIIIICVSIVVAMLLSAIMSYYMYRPFRYIIRRINNVGNMPLKDSVSELGELKYIVTRFMNNHKNQLDLTDQLHESMDQLKLAQTLALQSQINPHFLHNTLNDITIMALQLTGEENDVSKSIRNLSDMLRISFQSKDLLIPVRVELEHVRSYLDIERMRYPGKFSVTWEIEEDILDCVMVKTVLQPLVENAIHHGLKDKRKDGLITIKGERSMDHMMFWIKDNGGGMESKQLDTLLNAIASRHIKFGSHIGIANVHTKIGIIFGADYGLTIKSQLGIGTEIQVTLPAIKNE